A region of the Arachis hypogaea cultivar Tifrunner chromosome 15, arahy.Tifrunner.gnm2.J5K5, whole genome shotgun sequence genome:
CAAGTTTTTATTGGCAACCAGCATTATCTGTATGCTCTAATATTCCACCAAAATAGTTGATAATGAGATCAATCTTCAATCCAGGATTTATGTTAGTCCTCAGAACCTGAGACAAATGTAAATGATATGATTTCACTTTTCAGACCACATTGTCAAAGCTGGTTTGTAAGATTTAGGGACAAAGCAATGAGAAAGAATGAAACTTGGGGAGTTTATACTGAGAACTAGGTATTATATATAGTAAATAAGCTAAGCAAAGAAAAGCTACCATTGTGCAATAACTAACATCAAACAGAAAACTTGGCATTCAAAGAAGAATAATAATTGAACTAGTGTAGATTACTCAACTGCCAAGCGATTACGGCGATGAATGAAAGCTGTTATCATAGCCCATATCAACTTTTTCCATGTTTCTGTTATAGTTCTTTTCTTATTCAGCTTGATAACTTCTCAAATGAGTTGCAGTATGTTTATTTCTTTTAAGATTTGAATCATTCTATAACATGAATAGTCCATAATTCAAAGTACAAACATCTAAGTCTACTGAGAAGTGACAAGATTGCCCCCACAAAAAACAAGAAATCCAAGCGATTTTGACAAAGGAATAATAAATGCCTGAGATTTatcaaaaagaacaaaaaaataaatgaatgtaaCAAAATCAACATCACATTCAAGCACAGTGCacgttacaaatcacaaaatgcTCATATCTAAGCTACTGAAATCACTAAAGACAAGTGGTCAGAGGCCATTCCAACGATCTGAAGTTTCTAAAAgcttaaaacaaaacaaaacaaaacggaGAATCTGCAAAGCTTTGATGTATGGAACAAATTGAATGAAAAGAATCTGAGATCAAACCTTGTGTATCTTAATAGTGCATCTTAATTAAAAAGcagcaacaaaaattaaaaagtgagttaaatcaaattattaataGTGCATTTAATTAAATGCATGAACAAATCACATTTTAAGAACTACAATAAAATATCAATTGAtaaacaattaaataaataaaaataaagtactcTAACTCGTTGAACAAATAACCGAGTAAGGAACTCTTATTTTCAATGGGTTTGCCCATCAAGAAAGCTCTGCTCAAAGTGGAACAAGAGCATGAATAGTTAGACTTAGTCAtagttaaatatttatataaaatttgtataaatagatagaaaaatggTATGATGCTAACAGTGTAAATCGTCATGTGATGCTGACAGTAGGTACCACACAATGAGAATAATTCGTGTCTATAAGATGGTTGGGTTGTGATGCTGAAGGTAGCTGTCACACAATGAGAATAATACGTGTCTATAAGATTCTTGGATTGAGAGTCATTTATTCATCTGTTGTAATTGAGTATCATGATTCCCGCGTGAGCTTAATGtccatatttgtttttttttttttgggtcattaCACTACTCACACATCCACACTTTGAGATTTTCTTAAACCTCATCCCAGTATCAGTATCAGTATCAGCAGGGTTTGAATTTGGTGCAGTTTGATTAAGGGGCAATATAATTGCCACTTGGTGTCCATATTTGTTTAAGGAATTGTGTGATGAAAAAGAATTGGACTCCAGAAAAAGTGTGGTTGTTGGGCCTTTTTTTTTGTCGGATAGAGATGGACGGAATTGTGTTAAGATAATGGTAATTGGGTCTCGTTGAAAGATAGAGTAATATTAAAGTATATTGTGCCAAAAAAAGAAATGgtcattttaaacaaaaaataaaaaaaagaaatgaccatttaaaaaaaaaaaagaaaagaagcgaAAACTCATTTTCAATCGTTGGTTTAGGGTCGTCGTCACTGAGAAGTAGTGCGTGCAGCATCGTTGCGTGAAGCATCTTCAACAGTTCAATTCCAATAGACGAGCGTCGAGAAGCAGTCGAACACAACATTGCGAAGCGGATCAACGTGACTTTGAGGCTGGTAATGAATTCACATTTTAcgatatttatttgctctatttggatggatttcatcaacctttcttgcatttatccattgaaatagcatgcttttgtgaattctttcctaattgtgcttaattgtgaaaaacatgcttttcatgcttaaattggcaattttaattcacttttctcccattcgatgccttgatatgtttatttgagtgatttaaggttttgaaggcaagaatgacttgagaaagtggaaggaaagcatacaaagtggaagaattcaagaaatgaaggatttgtaaagctgtcaatcctgactactcggtactaaattggtcataacttgagttacagaggtccaaatgaggcagtttcagtggtattggaaagctaacgtctgggatttcaaaatgatatataatttgctatagtggacataagttaaagtgtgcgtacgcataagtcAGAAAatagcaagtgtgcgtacgcacacacctgtgtgtacgcacacgttctggcacgtgagctcattaattgcaaaccgctaggggcgatttctggacctccaaaatccaatccaactcatttctgaagctatttcaagccaaattgaagagggatgaaggggggagcacttagatttaggtttttacatgttttagttagtttttctagagagagaagctcccccttctctctagaattagggtttttatctttattctctctttaatttctctcttcaattcttgttttattatagtttcatttacattttcatgttttattgcctttaatctcttagtttcctttgttaattttattttcatgctaCTTTTAGTTTGTGAACACTTgtcacttttaatttcatttaatgcaattttgatattttgtctttctttaatgcttgtttgagttgttattatcattttattACAATTGGTAGctctagatttattttattacaatttatgatatttttccttttatgcatgctagatgtttgataaaatgtctcttttagcttttgcctagtttttcacactcttggcttggaattggataattaggtgaccttgagtcatagaTGTTCATTCGATGTTGTGCTTAGAATAGttagttggtttggtttccactaacgctagtctttcactaagttaattagtgagttgattaagacttgtggattgagatcaattatgcccttttgaattattctcgatgttaggatagactaattgggattaattcttaGCAATTATCATGTTTGTGGTCTATAATTATGATAGGAATCCTTAACTCCCAATCCTTACTAAGAGTTCCTCCTTTTTGCCACTTGAATTACACTTTTGATTTACTTGCTTTGagctttaattccttgcatgcttctTTACTTTCGTGCCTTCTAATTTTCTTGTCACTTGCAATCAAAACCCCATGCTTTTCCTCAtagaacacttcattgcaattcctagggagaacgacccgggagtttAAATACTAttggttatttgatttgaattgtgatttattctttgatttaaactttgattgtgagAGTTCATTATTGGATTGGACTATGCTATTAACGAAGTGGTTCTTATTTTGATTGATTCTAAACCGGCAATAATtctcacatcaagtttttggcgccgttgccgagaagTTGTAATGGtgcttgttattggctattgtgcatATGTAAATAGTGTTAATAGCTTAATTTTGATTGATTGTAAATATGTttatatgtgaatatgtgaatagttatttttgattgattgcttgtttttgctagttttagaagttcattttatttgttcttattacCTTTGGTTTTATTTCCTTTTTGTCCTATGAATTCTCACTCATTACATTGTGAGTTTTGTGCTATTGTGCTATAGGAATTGGGAATTTCAATTGCTTGTTACCTACATGGAATGAAAGGAATTGACAACAAGATGTGGGTGCACAAGCTTTGGAGTCTCAAAAGCCTTGGAGAATACAAGCTTGGGTGAGATTTCAAGGAGGTTTGATGAGAGCTCTCGATAAatctaacttaaggacaataaaccaaagtgttaggtgggggacaccccaccatggtaacattgttcttaCCCTTTTTCTTGTATataattttggtttattgtatttttcttattttgatttgcttaggattagtttaatttttgagtTTAGTAGGTTAATTTGCATGTGGGTCatgaaattttgaatgtttgaAGGTTTTGGGGTTGAGATTTTGATTGAACTAAGGCTTGGTaccttagaattttaaaattttttttttggaaaacaggcacctgtgcgtacgcacccacttgtgcgtgtgcacaagctTGCATTTTCTGTGTCCTGTGCGTGCGCACTAACCTGTGCGCGCGCACACTAAGGCTTATGCCTTCTGCTCGCAGCgccagcacagcttgtgcgtgggGCTCCCCTGTTTCCCTTGACATGTGCGTGCGCAcccgcttgtgcgtacgcacccgCTTATGCGTACGCACCCACCCATTTTCTCGCGCTTTTTGTGCGGCCGCACAGCAGTATGCGTCCGCACACTAACTTGAACTCTTTGTTGGGAGCATTGGCATAGCCTGTGCGCGTTCTCCTTCTCTTTTCGTTTCTGTGCGCGTGCACAGActtgtgtgcgcatgcacacatgattccatgttaaaaaaaaatcgtcctctgtgcgtgcgcacagctctgTGAGTACGCACACTTTCATACCACCCTTCTTCCCGTGTTGGCGTTTGCAAAGCATATGCATACGCACTATTGTCCATTTTCCTTTCTGTACGCACGACGCACTCTCAATTCACCATCCTCTGTTGGGAGCACCGGCACAGTTGGTGCGTCCGCATTTCCCCCTTAGATGAGAACCGTGTGACTCCTCAGTACCCCTTTCCTCCTTCCCCAACGTTCATCCCTATCCTCTCCTTCTCCGTTTCAACGCCCACCACCCACCAACGAACCAACCGCCGCCGCTCACTACCACCGGCGACCATCCAGCCACAAccctttctcttctcctttcGTCTTCTCTGAGCCATCCAACACCCACCATCTTCCTTATCACCACCGCGAAGTTCTCTACTTCTGTTTCAAATCTCCATCATTGTCCATCCGCTCTGCAACCGCGGCTTTCTcctcctctctttcttcttcttcccctcgcCTTCCCTCCGCAAGTCCACAACACCGCCGCgcccctttcttttcttcttcctctcttctcaccTTCGCCGCGGGGTCACCACAACAACCAGACCATCACTCCTTCTTCATCACCCTCTTCAGCCTTCCCTGACCTCCAACCATCACCGTCGACCACgaccctcttccttcttcttcccttcGCAGCGCCGCCATTGCAACCTCCTTGGCTCAGCGCCGAACCAGTCTCTAGCCACACCAACCTCTTCTCATCTCTCCACGAACCCTGATCCACACCCCTGTCCGAACCCTGGAGCCGCCTAGGGCGATTGAACCTTCGGCGACACCACCCAGCACGCCTCAACACCTTCACTGTTTCGACGCCTCACCTCTGCGATTCCACCATCGCCGCACCCTCCTCGCCGAACCACATGCTGAGCACCACCGCACCCCAGGAGCTTACCCCTGCATCTCAGCCTCTGTTCCGCCACTGCCGCTTCTGCCTGCACCCCTGTTGAAGCCGCCACCTCTGGGCCGGCATCCATCTGCTTCCGAACCCCCCTGTTGCTCCATCCCTCCACCTCTGCTGCTGCACAACCCCCGCTTCCCCTATTTTGGcgtttttcttttctattcttcaaACAGGTTTTAGTTTaacttctctttgttttcttatctgatttacttagttagattCGGATTTCTGtttagtggattctaggttgttaggatAGGTTAGTTTAGTTTATTGGATTTTGATTTTAGCTTCAAGTGTTGGAAAAAAATTCTGTTTGCTGATGAATATTGCTGTTCGGGTTGCTGTTTATGATGTGGAATCACTGATTCTGATTTGATTTTTCTGATTGAATTGATGGTTAAATTGCTGTTGAGTTCATTTGGTTAGTTGTTTGACCGATTTTCTGTTGAACTTCTGAGATATTGCTGCTGGAATGGAAAACTTTCTTTGTTTGAAATTGGTTTCTTGAAGCTGCATAGTATTTTTGTTGCTTTATTCTTGCTGAGGGCTGCTATGAATTTCAATTGTGATTGATGCTATACTCTTGCTGATGGCTGTTGTTTGGAATGCACAATTTCTGGATTTTGTTTGCAGTGATGACAATTTTACTTAATGCATGAATTGAAGTTGTATTGCTGCTATTTTGTGCCAATTTGAACCTAATCACTTGACTCAGGATGCTTATTTGTTTAAGTTCATGTTGAATACTTGTGATTGGGTATGGACTTCAAAGAAAGAAATGCTGATTGAGTCCATTATTTTTCTGCATTGTTACTGTTTTGCTGCTGTATCTTGAGCCATTATTTGCTCATTGTTGCTGGTTGGATTGATTTTAATTGTTTGCTCATGTTTTCTTGCTGGAATTGGCTTATTTACTTACTTCCTATGAATTCATTATGATTTTTTGTGCTTTTAACTGTCAAAGAATTCATATGGAATCTGAATTGATTGTTTGAGTTTGGGGAAATAGGCCAATTTACTACtgaaatgctgccgaaatttATCTTAATCTGTTTTCAATATTCATCTTTgattcaattaattgattgagttggtatttcattgcttttggttttcaactGTTGTTAACTCAATTGAGTGACTATCCGGCTGATTGCTTCTTTGTTTTGGTTGTTGAATGTTGAGGTTTTTGCATTCACTACTCCGCTGCTATTCTATTTGATTGCCCAATTAAGCTGCATTGTGTTGCTTGAGCAAACAAGTTCTATTTGACGAATTTCTGTGTTAAAATAGACCCTTGTTTGCTACATGATCTCTGATTGCCTCAAGAACTTCTTTGCAAGTTTTAGTCATGCTTCTAACATTCTTTGCTTGTTTGTAATGCTAATTTACTTCTATGCATTGAATAGTtcaagtgaatttttaaattgaccaTAAACTTGAAATTCTTTGGAAAATTTGAGCCTCTTTTGCATAAACTCACAAGATTGAAGGTTTTACATCTAAGTGGCTGAAttgattcattttatttttgcCTAACTTTCATTAAGTCACTTAGATCATGAGGTTTTCAATTCTTGTTTCAACTTGTGACTTTTATGCTTCCTTGGAATTTGGTGTTTGAATATTCCTTGAGTAACTTATTCTCAATAGTTTTAACTTGCCAACACCAAATTGTTTTAATTCATGCCAACTACTTGTGATTGATATTTACTTGAttatgtgctctacacatacATGTGCATCACTTATTTTGGCATTTTGAATTGTTTAGAAGTGAATACAAACttgcttgttttgaaatttttgaaactttttggaaTCAAGGAACTTGTGACTATGCACCTAACTTTTGAttttttcttccatttcttttacTAACTTTTCCCTTCTTTTTACATAACATTtaacttttgttttctttttcaactaactttttcttttccttcacctaactttaaattttcttttctctttcaatcaaccatttttcctttttacttaactttctttttacttttcaaCTAACATTAACTTTTAAccgttttctttctctttgtgcATAGTAACAATGCTCCTTCCTTCTTTTATTCTTTGAGAACAAGCAAGTTAGCTTCCCTCACGTTCTGAATTTGATTGGAAGTTGtttatgtttgatttaatttgattctcatgtatgcttccattcaaatttttattatctGTTCACTTCATATGTTGTTTTgtgacttagctcttttctttttagCATCACCATCATTCTTGCAGCCACTCTATCGCCtaacccaccagctgaaggtggaggtgACACAATGACGACTCCTTCCACTCCGCATGATCGtgagcaccgaggacggtgctacatcttaagtgtggagaggttgtaCATCTTCAGCAAGTGCATTTTGGGTGACAATTTTCATTTCTGAACACTTTATTAATATagtttctttttatgtttttttggtactttgtatatattttatccttTTGAGAAATTTTTTACTTAGTTTATTGCACTTTTCAATTTTGCTTGTACATAACTTAGTATTATATAGTAGTTATGCATATTTTGACATTTTGCTCTTAATTTTGGCTTGTACATATGCTTTTTGGTTTTTAGTCTTGATTGTGATTTGGGATGATGTGATGATTGCACCTAAGTTTGGTTTCCTATATACTTGCtattttggtttgattgaaattagaaattaaacttAGGATTTTTGACTTTTTCCATCCAATcacactatatacatatatagaataaATGTTAGTCAAATTAATGAAGTTTCCAAAAAGCTTACTTTTTATATAGGGcattgaaattcaaattgaaatGAGCTGAAATCTTTTGAAACTTGCATGATTTATACATtgtggaatatggtttttgagttGAAGAACATACAACATGTGAGTTTTTGAGCCTTATTGTGTGGTTATACCATTTGACcatttatttcattcttgtgtgttgctcttctctatgattgcaatcttgggtttgtttaattctatatatccattgtttaatgtatatttatgcatttatgtgattgatgcCATTATTTctttatagctcacttaacctaaatagcctaccatttcattcaccTTTATTTACCACTTTGAGCCTATGAATGCcccctttttgttctttattttgccACATCATTAACCTTAAgcgaaaaataattaattgtcctatttgaatctttgagtaGCTTAAGTTAGTGAGAGTGTGTGATGTTTAAGTGTGAGAAAAATGTGGGAACTTTGATTGATGAATAGGTGTTTTAATTGTTgttgaaaaatattgaaaatttggggtgcatactcatgtaatattatagaaaccatatgcattgatatgttggtatatatatattatgttcaaaaaaaaaaagaaaaaaaagaaaaaaaaagaaaaaaaaaagagaaataatgaaaaggggtcaaaattaccccaatatgaaattcaataataatcaatgtatATGTGATGGAATTGAATTTGATGCATGAGTGTGTGTATAGGTAAAAGTGAGATTGTGGGTAGTTAAGTTTGATATTAGAAGTTTATAGGTTGTGTGTGTATTAGGTGATaatttaggctaatcaaagattcaaatgcaAGCTCACCTAGCCATATATACATCCTTATCTTTAACCTTAgcctcattacaaccttgaaaagatctcatgatttttgcatatgtacattaaatttttgttgattagttagatgaagagcaaactttagaaaacatgattaaaggagaattgagtggattgaccctaaacacttaagtgattagagtgcatacacatatccggtgagggttcaatcacTCAATCCCATATTTTCACCTTTGATCATTGTTATCTTGCAAGTTTTCTTAAATTCTTTTAtatgactcaattcaattgtgaatgTGATTTGGTTATGATTACTTTAGCCCTTGGTTGTATATAGATGctttcttgaaaattgatttatttggactaattaaatacatatagatAGTTAGATAGTATAGTTACatacatatagatagattgcatatagatagttacattgaatatttgttgattctccttcttcttttcctttggtatagcatgaggacatgatattgtttaagtgtggggatgtgatgaatccacattttacgatatttatttgctctatttggaTGTATTTCATCAACCTTTCttgcatttatccattgaaatagcatgcttttgtgaattctttcctaattgtgcttaattgtgaaaaacacgcttttcatgcttaaattgccaattttaattcacttttcttctattcgatgccttgatatgtttatttgagtgatttaaggttttgaaggcaagaatggcttgagaaagtggaaggaaagcatacaaagtggaagaattcaagaaatgaaggatttgtaaag
Encoded here:
- the LOC112750928 gene encoding uncharacterized protein; this translates as MAESLFSCSGSIFNSSIPTDERREAVEHNIGKQANVTLRLPHQPLLISPRTLIHTPVRTLEPPRAIEPSATPPSTPQHLHCFDASPLRFHHRRTLLAEPHAEHHRTPGAYPCISASVPPLPLLPAPLLKPPPLGRHPSASEPPCCSIPPPLLLHNPRFPYFGVFLFYSSNSITIILAATLSPNPPAEGGGDTMTTPSTPHDREHRGRCYILSVERLYIFSKCILGFEGKNGLRKWKESIQSGRIQEMKDL